From Thalassoglobus sp. JC818, the proteins below share one genomic window:
- a CDS encoding 3-isopropylmalate dehydratase small subunit: MQVIETVTGPGIPLLLDDIDTDRIIPARFLRCVSFDGIGEHAFKDDREQDESHPFNHEAHQHGKILISGRNFGCGSSREHAPQSLMRWGIEAIVAESFAEIFFGNCTSLGIPAVTASRADLERLAAAAAADPNLEFELNLPKKEITFGNQVVSVEMPQSAHEALTSGKWDFLGQLLDRHPSIKAKLESLPYVKKFVEH; encoded by the coding sequence ATGCAGGTAATCGAAACAGTCACAGGGCCAGGAATCCCATTGCTGCTCGACGACATTGACACAGACCGAATCATCCCAGCACGTTTTCTTCGTTGCGTCAGCTTCGATGGCATCGGTGAGCACGCCTTCAAAGATGATCGTGAGCAGGATGAATCGCATCCCTTCAACCACGAAGCTCATCAACACGGAAAAATTCTGATCAGTGGCCGAAACTTCGGGTGCGGATCGTCTCGCGAACACGCTCCGCAGTCGTTGATGCGTTGGGGAATTGAAGCCATCGTCGCGGAATCCTTCGCAGAGATTTTCTTCGGAAACTGCACATCGCTCGGCATCCCCGCAGTCACAGCTTCACGAGCTGACCTGGAACGCCTCGCGGCTGCTGCGGCGGCAGATCCCAACCTCGAGTTCGAATTGAATCTCCCGAAGAAGGAAATCACTTTCGGTAATCAAGTCGTTTCCGTCGAGATGCCACAGAGTGCACACGAAGCTCTCACATCCGGAAAATGGGACTTCCTCGGCCAGCTGCTCGATCGACATCCTTCGATTAAGGCCAAACTTGAGTCGCTCCCCTACGTGAAGAAATTCGTCGAGCACTAG
- a CDS encoding DUF1802 family protein, with protein MSKPTMNQGAPAVQECEHALKEWAVVCEAIRSGHQSVLLRTGGIREDHGEFRIESDRFWLFPTRFHQTVELITPEFAETMSRSEAPVVSETLGNQIPLHVFCEVHMSCYIDDLSQLPTIRNLHVLKDEVTHQRFDYRSPGLTALFIRAYSLPEPVLIENNAQYDGCKSWLTMNSPLATDELNAVLPTEEFERRADEFKRATGSSMRLHPTAD; from the coding sequence ATGAGCAAACCCACGATGAATCAGGGAGCCCCTGCCGTTCAGGAATGCGAGCACGCCCTGAAGGAATGGGCAGTCGTCTGCGAGGCAATACGCTCAGGGCATCAAAGTGTGCTCCTGCGAACCGGCGGAATTCGAGAAGATCACGGAGAGTTCCGAATCGAATCCGATCGATTCTGGTTATTCCCAACACGTTTCCATCAGACCGTCGAACTGATCACTCCAGAATTCGCAGAGACGATGAGCCGCAGCGAGGCGCCCGTCGTTTCTGAGACTCTTGGGAATCAGATTCCGTTGCATGTCTTTTGTGAAGTTCACATGAGCTGCTACATCGACGATTTGTCTCAACTTCCGACAATCCGCAATCTGCATGTCCTGAAAGACGAAGTGACTCATCAACGGTTCGACTATCGTTCACCCGGGCTGACAGCTCTTTTCATTCGCGCTTATTCACTTCCCGAACCGGTGCTGATTGAGAACAATGCTCAGTACGATGGCTGCAAGAGTTGGCTGACGATGAATTCCCCTCTCGCGACAGATGAATTGAACGCGGTTCTGCCGACTGAAGAATTCGAGCGTCGGGCCGACGAGTT